The following proteins come from a genomic window of Gimesia sp.:
- a CDS encoding universal stress protein yields the protein MQNINSILVGVDLTHADRLVAEELNEQTAEAVERAIWVAALFNARLEFFAAMDLSAHTKHLLEEDRDHLTNNVEDEAHRVMSELIEQANAKGVESSSKVAFGAPWREIILEVIREKHDMVLVGTRPHGFTGRLFGGTVMNLFRQCPCPVYAVKVDEEPEIPEIVVASDMSEVSSDILNFIVSSAQVADMKIHLVHAIDTRLDERLKGLGVNQETLKKCAEDIKSEIENELNEQLAQTDFRTLTYGVQVHVLEGSPDVAIPAFLAEHKVNLLAMGTLARSGLSGFFIGNTAERMLEKVNCSVLTFKPSDFVSPVVPE from the coding sequence ATGCAAAACATCAATTCCATTCTGGTCGGCGTCGATCTGACCCACGCGGATCGCCTGGTGGCAGAAGAGCTTAACGAGCAGACCGCGGAAGCTGTCGAACGTGCCATCTGGGTAGCAGCATTGTTCAATGCCCGGCTCGAATTCTTTGCAGCCATGGATCTTTCGGCCCATACCAAGCATCTGCTGGAAGAAGACCGAGATCACCTGACAAATAATGTCGAAGACGAAGCCCACCGCGTGATGAGTGAGCTGATCGAACAAGCCAATGCAAAGGGAGTGGAGAGTTCTTCGAAAGTCGCTTTCGGAGCTCCCTGGCGGGAAATTATTCTGGAAGTGATTCGCGAGAAACATGACATGGTTCTGGTCGGCACACGGCCACATGGATTCACCGGACGCCTGTTTGGCGGCACCGTGATGAACCTCTTCCGTCAGTGTCCCTGCCCGGTCTATGCTGTGAAAGTTGATGAAGAGCCCGAGATTCCGGAAATTGTCGTCGCCAGTGACATGAGCGAAGTCAGCAGCGATATTCTGAACTTCATCGTTTCGTCTGCTCAAGTGGCGGATATGAAAATTCATCTTGTCCACGCCATTGATACACGACTCGACGAACGACTGAAGGGGTTGGGAGTCAATCAGGAAACACTCAAAAAATGTGCTGAAGACATCAAATCTGAAATCGAAAACGAACTCAATGAGCAACTGGCACAAACCGATTTTCGTACTTTGACTTATGGTGTGCAGGTACATGTGCTGGAAGGTTCCCCTGATGTGGCAATCCCGGCTTTCCTCGCCGAGCATAAAGTCAATCTGCTCGCGATGGGTACACTCGCACGTTCCGGTTTGAGTGGTTTCTTTATCGGGAATACCGCTGAGCGGATGCTGGAAAAGGTTAACTGCTCCGTGCTGACCTTCAAGCCGTCTGACTTCGTTTCGCCGGTTGTGCCTGAATAA
- a CDS encoding DUF1559 domain-containing protein: MHQSPAGLCVGLPDSQHSCGGGKVRRQRSNSRSRSGFTVLELLVTCGIIGTLVSLILPAVGSAREAARQLQCKNQLKQIGIAIHCYHDTAGCLPAGWQFESTQKSLYSWSVPLLPYLEQRAVYEIVDRNQILAHPFNRSAKRTSLAGFLCPSDIFDPTFILYEEQPAGGAGAAIMELPTASYVGVYGTVEADDGMPPPPGDGAFVYAQTIRFRDLQRGLSNTSVVGERTMAMVPSTWLGVDLAGEDAACRVTGSNMTSPNCKLCDECEFSSRHPGGTSFLFGDGHVRFISESIDTKTYQQLARRSGL; this comes from the coding sequence ATGCATCAGAGCCCTGCGGGACTTTGTGTCGGCTTACCTGACTCACAGCACAGCTGTGGTGGAGGGAAAGTACGGCGACAAAGATCAAACTCGCGTTCTCGCTCTGGATTTACCGTTCTGGAATTGCTGGTGACCTGCGGTATTATAGGCACTCTCGTCAGTCTGATTCTGCCTGCCGTTGGTTCCGCACGCGAAGCTGCCCGTCAGCTGCAGTGTAAAAATCAGCTCAAACAGATCGGAATTGCCATCCACTGTTATCACGATACCGCCGGTTGTCTTCCTGCGGGCTGGCAGTTCGAGTCTACCCAGAAATCGCTGTATAGCTGGTCAGTTCCACTGCTGCCTTACCTGGAACAGCGGGCCGTGTATGAAATCGTTGATCGTAATCAGATACTGGCTCACCCTTTCAATCGAAGTGCCAAGCGGACTTCGCTTGCCGGTTTTCTCTGTCCGTCTGATATTTTTGATCCAACCTTTATCTTGTATGAAGAGCAGCCTGCCGGTGGTGCAGGGGCGGCAATTATGGAGCTGCCAACCGCCAGTTATGTAGGAGTCTACGGTACAGTTGAAGCAGACGACGGAATGCCCCCTCCACCTGGGGACGGCGCATTTGTGTATGCTCAGACGATACGTTTTCGCGATTTGCAGCGGGGCTTAAGTAATACTTCAGTTGTGGGAGAACGCACCATGGCGATGGTCCCATCCACCTGGCTGGGAGTCGATCTGGCAGGGGAAGATGCAGCCTGTCGGGTGACGGGAAGTAACATGACTTCCCCCAATTGTAAATTGTGTGACGAATGTGAATTTTCCAGTCGCCATCCGGGCGGTACCAGTTTTCTGTTCGGCGACGGTCATGTTCGATTTATTTCAGAGTCCATCGATACAAAAACATATCAACAACTGGCACGCCGCTCAGGCCTGTAA
- a CDS encoding DUF1559 domain-containing protein, translating into MRTLRPISSLATGTRQLRTESRRGFTLIELLVVIAIIAILIALLLPAVQQAREAARRTQCKNNLKQIGLAFHNFHDVYDRLPTGARDGAGASYACCNATERAGWSWLYHILPYMEQSTIYDLGTDADPVGTYPLVGRKGVKAYYCPSRRKVTSYGSGYYRSDYAGNGGQREGGITSTLSLGKRGVVVRTDSKEVRINDIKDGASNTIMVAEKALNPDRHGLDGGDNEPWVNAGWDECVIRHGAGRTSAGVEYGLTPLPDVKAPTDTVAVTDKGGVSWTNWHPFFGSAHDGGMNACLADGSVRLISYNIDGDIMRRISLTDDREPLENF; encoded by the coding sequence ATGAGGACGTTACGTCCAATTTCTTCCCTCGCTACCGGTACGCGTCAACTACGAACGGAATCCCGCCGGGGTTTCACCCTGATCGAACTGCTCGTCGTCATCGCCATCATCGCCATTCTGATTGCCCTGCTGTTACCAGCCGTGCAACAGGCCCGCGAAGCAGCTCGCCGTACACAATGCAAGAACAACCTGAAGCAGATTGGCCTCGCATTCCATAACTTCCATGATGTTTACGATCGCCTGCCTACAGGCGCTCGTGACGGTGCCGGTGCTTCCTATGCCTGCTGTAATGCAACAGAACGTGCCGGCTGGAGCTGGCTGTATCACATCCTGCCTTACATGGAACAGTCCACAATTTACGACCTGGGAACCGATGCTGACCCGGTTGGCACATATCCCCTGGTGGGACGTAAGGGTGTCAAAGCTTACTACTGTCCCAGTCGCCGTAAGGTGACCTCTTACGGTAGTGGTTATTACCGCAGCGACTATGCCGGCAACGGTGGTCAACGTGAAGGTGGTATCACCTCAACACTCAGTCTCGGTAAGCGGGGTGTGGTCGTCAGAACGGACTCTAAAGAAGTCCGCATCAACGACATTAAAGACGGTGCCTCGAATACGATCATGGTCGCAGAAAAAGCACTCAACCCAGATCGCCACGGTCTGGATGGGGGAGACAACGAGCCCTGGGTCAACGCCGGCTGGGATGAATGTGTCATCCGCCACGGTGCTGGCCGAACCAGCGCCGGAGTTGAATACGGCCTGACTCCCCTGCCCGACGTGAAAGCGCCGACTGATACGGTTGCCGTTACCGACAAGGGTGGCGTCTCCTGGACTAACTGGCACCCCTTCTTCGGTTCTGCCCATGATGGTGGTATGAATGCCTGTCTGGCCGATGGCTCGGTTCGCCTGATCAGCTACAACATCGACGGCGACATCATGCGACGTATCAGCCTGACCGATGACCGGGAACCCCTGGAAAACTTCTAA
- a CDS encoding M56 family metallopeptidase, translating to MSSTQFLELVVSLTVQVSIVIIATHWLGRLVESERVQSRLWTVCYGILLSLILVSVLLPHPRFLNPWNQLSTNHASTLLSIEMQMGRFLFWIWLGGTVLSLMVFLFRAWQVNRFLKSCRPVEISEYISTEALDELSQKFKLSGKQQVRFLTTTRLSSPFCSQLHYPYIIIPEYLLDFEPQKFNFIIRHELEHLQTGHPLQLFLQRLVEVIFWFHPMVWWASQQSALCREFACDEAAIQTPQEIAQYLRTLLTIIEYGATQPDETHTPLAFGRGQSMIASRARRLTQIAQNHKTDHRISLSGGLASVSLVLATLLTAFIWLPVDVLASPRANWSPWPTWSADALHDFGVSVHDFETYNGRMELHELLQHNSTRHNVSSDVTR from the coding sequence ATGAGTTCCACCCAATTTCTGGAACTGGTTGTTTCTCTGACCGTGCAGGTGTCGATTGTTATCATCGCCACTCACTGGCTCGGCAGACTCGTTGAGAGTGAACGGGTACAAAGCCGGTTGTGGACTGTCTGTTATGGTATCCTGTTATCGTTAATTCTGGTTTCGGTGCTGTTGCCACATCCCCGATTTCTAAACCCCTGGAATCAGCTCAGTACGAATCATGCATCGACCTTACTCAGTATCGAGATGCAGATGGGACGATTTTTGTTCTGGATCTGGCTGGGGGGAACTGTACTCTCACTGATGGTATTTCTCTTTCGCGCCTGGCAGGTCAACCGTTTTCTTAAATCGTGCAGGCCGGTGGAAATCAGTGAGTATATTTCTACAGAAGCTCTGGATGAGCTTTCCCAGAAGTTTAAGCTTTCCGGGAAACAGCAAGTCCGGTTTCTGACCACGACTCGTCTGAGTTCTCCCTTCTGCTCTCAGTTACATTATCCCTATATCATTATTCCCGAGTATTTACTGGATTTCGAACCTCAGAAATTCAACTTCATTATCAGGCACGAACTGGAGCATCTGCAGACCGGACATCCCCTGCAACTCTTCCTGCAAAGACTCGTGGAAGTCATCTTCTGGTTCCATCCCATGGTCTGGTGGGCTTCACAGCAATCGGCACTGTGCCGGGAATTTGCCTGTGATGAGGCTGCGATTCAGACTCCCCAGGAAATTGCGCAATACCTGCGTACGCTCCTGACCATTATTGAATATGGTGCGACTCAGCCAGATGAAACACATACGCCTCTGGCGTTTGGCCGCGGTCAGAGTATGATTGCCAGCCGCGCCCGTCGTCTGACACAGATCGCACAAAATCACAAAACAGACCATCGAATTTCTCTGTCCGGAGGTCTGGCTTCTGTCAGTCTCGTTCTCGCGACTTTACTGACTGCATTCATCTGGCTCCCCGTAGATGTGTTGGCTTCACCACGGGCCAACTGGTCTCCCTGGCCGACCTGGTCAGCAGATGCCCTGCATGACTTCGGCGTCTCAGTGCATGACTTCGAGACTTACAACGGGCGGATGGAACTGCATGAACTGTTGCAACACAACAGCACCCGCCACAATGTGTCATCCGATGTAACGCGGTAG
- a CDS encoding BlaI/MecI/CopY family transcriptional regulator yields the protein MTKTHLTKCELEVMDVVWRKGRATVQEVVDSLERPLAYTTVMTTLKILDETRGVVRKQKKGRAYEYEPTVSREMISRSMAADLTDRLFGGSVKSLVLSLVEGDSMSQSDIEELKLAIQSLEADA from the coding sequence ATGACAAAAACTCATCTGACAAAATGCGAACTGGAAGTCATGGATGTTGTCTGGCGCAAAGGCCGCGCTACCGTCCAGGAAGTGGTAGATTCACTTGAACGTCCGCTGGCTTACACGACGGTAATGACAACGCTCAAGATTCTCGATGAGACGCGGGGCGTCGTCAGAAAGCAGAAAAAGGGGCGTGCCTACGAATATGAACCCACTGTATCGCGTGAGATGATCAGTCGCAGCATGGCAGCTGATCTGACCGATCGACTGTTCGGTGGTTCGGTAAAATCTCTGGTACTCAGTCTGGTAGAGGGCGATTCGATGTCGCAGTCTGATATTGAAGAACTCAAACTCGCCATCCAGTCACTGGAGGCAGACGCATGA
- a CDS encoding LTA synthase family protein, with protein MSKGIYTTEPFLNLTETNVETKAADCGPVRRFAALPERLYAWFAEWSGRYTVLAIIFAIMLSFLLTLRIAMMVAYADLQKLTLLQGLSVFLVGLQFDVLVSLCFIIPQLTHFTFVPNRRVSGRINQSLFDLTWIIAFLFLPFICIAEFVFFEEFQSRLNYIAFEYIVYPREVCCNIWESYPIIELLTVVGLFSGCCWFLLRNHFQKQISIPLPFRRRFGLFATVLTAIALLWTSTSAESRQVSRDRVVNECSWNGLYSFVYYAWTCHFDFNKNYLTLENQEVTQRLREQIVGAGDHLKSGSSNPVDRMVATGKPQKDYNIVIILEESLGSDFIGVLGDGRGLTPHFDELSKQGLLFDNFYATGNRTARALEAVMTSMPPIPTESILKRDHSERVFTIANVLAERDYERLFMTGGRGLFDGVRSFMKANGFNHFREQSDFQDPVFVNAWGVSDEDLFRKALGELDKLQENGRPFFATLLTVSNHRPYTYPEGRIPETEQTRNNAVKYADWALGYFFREAQSHEFYNNTIFVVMGDHGARVTGSQLFPMSSYRVPVLMIQPDGKGQGERCSTLGCTLDIAPTIMGRLGSDYRSVFFGYDVLQREPEHGRAIMQHNHDVALLDSENRMVVLGYGQSAEEFELNRANHQLDQRKIPDQEMVHNAIALFQSAYELYYSDRWFPDLKVTGSQKDDRI; from the coding sequence ATGTCAAAAGGAATCTATACAACCGAGCCGTTTCTCAATTTGACAGAAACCAATGTGGAGACGAAGGCGGCTGACTGCGGACCAGTGAGAAGATTTGCAGCCCTGCCCGAACGGTTGTATGCGTGGTTTGCGGAGTGGTCCGGACGGTATACCGTTCTGGCCATCATTTTTGCAATCATGCTCAGCTTTCTGCTGACGCTACGGATTGCGATGATGGTGGCTTATGCAGATCTGCAAAAGTTGACCCTGCTTCAGGGGCTGTCTGTATTTCTGGTGGGACTGCAATTCGATGTGCTGGTGTCACTTTGCTTTATAATCCCCCAGCTGACGCATTTTACGTTCGTACCGAATCGACGTGTCTCGGGACGAATTAACCAGAGTCTCTTCGATCTGACCTGGATCATCGCCTTTCTGTTTCTGCCTTTTATCTGCATCGCGGAGTTTGTTTTCTTCGAAGAATTTCAATCGCGATTGAATTACATCGCGTTTGAATACATCGTCTATCCCCGTGAAGTCTGTTGTAACATCTGGGAGTCGTATCCGATCATAGAACTGTTGACCGTCGTTGGATTGTTTAGTGGTTGCTGCTGGTTTCTTCTGAGAAATCATTTTCAAAAACAGATTTCTATTCCACTCCCGTTCCGGCGTCGCTTTGGTTTGTTTGCCACCGTGTTGACAGCGATTGCTCTGCTCTGGACATCCACCAGTGCAGAGAGTCGTCAGGTCAGTCGTGATCGTGTGGTAAATGAATGCTCGTGGAACGGACTGTATAGTTTTGTGTATTACGCCTGGACCTGTCATTTCGACTTCAACAAGAACTACCTGACACTCGAAAATCAGGAAGTGACTCAGCGTTTACGGGAACAGATCGTGGGGGCCGGCGATCATTTGAAATCGGGGTCAAGTAATCCCGTGGATCGCATGGTGGCTACAGGTAAACCACAAAAAGACTACAATATTGTTATCATTCTGGAAGAAAGTCTGGGTTCCGACTTCATCGGTGTACTGGGAGATGGCCGGGGATTAACTCCCCACTTTGATGAGCTGAGTAAACAGGGGCTGTTGTTCGATAACTTTTATGCCACCGGTAATCGGACGGCACGGGCACTGGAAGCTGTGATGACCTCCATGCCTCCCATTCCGACCGAATCCATTCTGAAACGCGATCATTCCGAACGGGTCTTTACCATCGCGAATGTCCTGGCTGAGCGAGATTACGAGCGGCTCTTCATGACCGGCGGTCGGGGACTCTTTGATGGTGTGCGGTCTTTCATGAAGGCCAACGGTTTCAATCACTTCCGTGAACAGTCTGATTTTCAGGATCCTGTGTTTGTTAACGCCTGGGGTGTCAGCGATGAAGATCTGTTTCGCAAGGCTCTGGGAGAACTCGACAAACTGCAGGAGAACGGTCGGCCGTTCTTTGCAACGCTGTTGACTGTGTCAAATCACAGGCCCTACACCTATCCTGAGGGACGCATTCCCGAGACAGAACAGACTCGGAATAATGCTGTGAAATACGCAGACTGGGCATTGGGTTACTTTTTCCGGGAAGCGCAGAGCCACGAATTTTATAACAATACGATTTTTGTGGTGATGGGAGATCACGGAGCCCGCGTTACCGGCAGCCAACTGTTTCCGATGAGTTCCTATCGTGTGCCGGTATTGATGATCCAGCCAGATGGGAAGGGGCAGGGAGAACGCTGCAGTACGCTGGGTTGTACGCTGGATATTGCTCCGACCATTATGGGACGATTGGGGAGTGACTATCGTTCTGTCTTCTTTGGCTATGATGTGCTCCAGAGAGAACCCGAACACGGTCGTGCCATCATGCAGCACAATCATGATGTTGCACTACTGGACTCAGAAAATCGGATGGTTGTACTTGGTTATGGGCAATCAGCAGAAGAATTCGAACTGAATCGGGCCAACCATCAACTGGATCAACGGAAAATTCCGGATCAGGAAATGGTCCACAATGCGATTGCGCTTTTCCAGTCTGCTTATGAACTGTATTACTCCGATCGCTGGTTTCCTGATTTGAAAGTCACCGGATCTCAAAAAGACGATCGAATTTAA
- a CDS encoding site-specific DNA-methyltransferase, which produces MSTSDPKPAKKKRTRTLPPPYNTLDGKRWIQNSISVWSDIRKSTEEGRLKHPAIFPEMLVERLIETFLPLDGDVILDPFAGSGSTVITAEKMGKTGVGVELSAEYAEIAARRLAELSELTDESGDGETVSTRSRIHHGSALNLSDYVTPGSVDLCITSPPYWDVLNQRRSADHKEVRHYGNHEHDLGVVEDYEDFLQELACVFQDVQTALRPGGYCCVIVMDLRKKSRFFPLHSDLAARLQEIGMIYDDLIIWNRQAEYNNLRPLGFPSVFRVNKVHEFILLMQKPKQ; this is translated from the coding sequence GTGTCGACTTCTGATCCTAAACCAGCCAAAAAGAAACGAACCAGAACGCTACCGCCTCCATACAATACCCTGGATGGTAAACGCTGGATTCAAAACTCGATCAGCGTCTGGAGTGACATCCGTAAATCGACCGAAGAAGGCCGGCTCAAGCATCCGGCAATTTTCCCGGAGATGCTGGTAGAACGACTGATTGAGACCTTTCTCCCTCTGGATGGGGATGTCATTCTCGATCCTTTTGCCGGCTCGGGTAGTACAGTGATTACCGCGGAGAAGATGGGAAAAACGGGTGTGGGAGTGGAACTCTCGGCCGAGTACGCCGAGATCGCCGCCCGGAGACTGGCCGAACTGAGTGAGCTCACGGATGAGTCAGGTGATGGGGAAACCGTTTCCACTCGCTCGCGTATTCATCATGGTTCCGCCTTGAATCTGTCTGATTACGTCACTCCGGGGAGTGTGGATCTCTGTATCACCTCACCCCCTTATTGGGATGTGCTCAACCAGCGCCGCTCCGCCGACCATAAAGAGGTCAGGCATTATGGAAATCATGAACACGATCTGGGAGTTGTGGAAGATTACGAAGACTTTCTGCAGGAATTAGCCTGTGTTTTTCAGGATGTGCAGACGGCGCTCAGGCCAGGGGGCTACTGTTGTGTGATTGTGATGGATCTCCGCAAGAAAAGCCGCTTTTTTCCTCTGCACAGTGATCTCGCAGCCCGGTTGCAGGAGATCGGCATGATTTATGATGATCTGATCATCTGGAACCGTCAGGCAGAATACAATAATCTCAGACCACTCGGTTTTCCCTCGGTCTTTCGCGTGAATAAAGTCCATGAATTTATTCTGCTGATGCAAAAGCCGAAACAATAG
- a CDS encoding adenosine deaminase encodes MDDFIAALPKAELHLHIEGTLEPELAFQLADKNQVSLPFASVDEMRAAYDFQDLQSFLDLYYASISVVCTEEDFHDLTLAYLKKAASQNVRHTEIFFDPQSHTARDIPMETVLNGITSALKQGERELGISSRLILCFLRHLSAESAWETLQQALPFREQFIGVGLDSSEVGHPPSKFVKVFEEARRNGLHIVCHAGEEGPPEYITEALDLLHAERIDHGVRCMEDPALVERLAAEQIPLTVCPLSNVRLCVYPDMSQHPLKRMLEAGLRVTINSDDPPYFGGYVNKNFTAVQQALDLSRQELIQLARNSFTSAFLSDAEQQKLLSELPEEID; translated from the coding sequence ATGGACGACTTCATTGCGGCTCTACCCAAGGCGGAACTGCATCTGCACATTGAAGGAACGCTGGAGCCGGAACTGGCGTTTCAACTGGCCGACAAGAACCAGGTTTCGCTCCCGTTTGCATCCGTCGATGAAATGCGGGCCGCTTATGACTTTCAGGACCTGCAATCCTTTCTGGATCTGTATTATGCCTCGATCAGCGTTGTCTGCACCGAGGAAGACTTCCATGATCTGACTCTGGCCTACCTGAAAAAAGCGGCTTCTCAAAACGTCCGCCATACCGAAATCTTCTTTGATCCCCAGTCGCACACGGCGCGTGACATTCCCATGGAAACCGTATTGAACGGCATTACTTCCGCCCTGAAACAGGGAGAAAGGGAGCTGGGCATCTCTTCCCGATTGATCCTCTGCTTTCTGCGACACCTGTCGGCTGAGTCTGCCTGGGAAACACTTCAGCAGGCACTCCCCTTCCGCGAGCAGTTCATCGGCGTGGGACTCGATTCCTCTGAAGTAGGACACCCGCCCTCAAAATTCGTTAAGGTCTTCGAAGAAGCACGTCGAAACGGGTTACACATCGTGTGCCATGCAGGAGAAGAAGGTCCTCCAGAATACATCACCGAAGCTCTGGACCTGCTGCATGCGGAACGCATTGATCATGGAGTCCGCTGCATGGAAGACCCCGCCCTGGTCGAGCGGCTGGCAGCAGAACAGATTCCGCTCACCGTCTGTCCGCTTTCCAATGTACGGCTCTGCGTCTATCCGGACATGTCTCAACACCCGCTCAAGCGGATGCTGGAGGCTGGGCTGCGCGTGACTATCAACTCTGACGACCCACCCTACTTCGGTGGATATGTCAATAAGAACTTCACAGCAGTGCAGCAGGCACTCGACTTATCCCGACAGGAACTCATTCAGCTGGCGCGAAACTCATTTACCTCTGCATTTCTTTCAGACGCGGAACAACAGAAGCTGCTGTCAGAGCTGCCTGAGGAAATCGATTGA
- a CDS encoding phosphatase PAP2 family protein: MKERTHVETVVGVDSESAMELVEPPGFHRIIELDSPASLKQTREEGLAHINGPTADSIEPYSGFKRLLHRPDDILKAPLTENEENPQQSTRIQIQGFLQEDPQAGIEGDFECVNPSLEEEFGTSPPSLWSRIKEDHQHYYSKESLVWLAGGFGVGAIIANTSLDGGIQNHLQSSVLGASSDEWLETFHAQKELGNGRYTLPLFAAAWGAGLLFEKVPLINATGEWGERSIRAIIVGTPPMLAMQSITGASRPGETSANAKWKPFQDNNGVSGHSFMGAIPFLAAAKVTDRPLLKVLYYAGSTLAPLSRLNDNRHYPSQAFLGWYMAWVATNAVDATQQADRNWRMFPISWGGNTGIGIEYNW; this comes from the coding sequence ATGAAGGAAAGAACACACGTTGAAACGGTCGTCGGTGTCGATTCGGAATCAGCGATGGAGCTGGTGGAACCTCCGGGCTTTCACCGGATCATTGAATTGGATTCTCCCGCCTCCCTAAAGCAAACTAGGGAAGAGGGACTGGCTCATATAAATGGTCCGACAGCTGACAGTATTGAACCATATTCTGGTTTTAAACGGCTCCTGCATCGACCTGATGATATCCTCAAAGCCCCGCTTACCGAAAATGAGGAGAACCCGCAACAATCCACACGGATTCAAATCCAGGGATTCCTTCAGGAAGATCCGCAGGCAGGGATCGAGGGGGATTTTGAATGTGTGAATCCTTCACTTGAAGAAGAGTTTGGTACTTCCCCACCTTCACTCTGGAGTCGCATCAAAGAGGACCATCAGCACTATTACTCGAAAGAGTCTCTGGTCTGGCTGGCAGGTGGATTTGGGGTGGGGGCGATTATAGCCAATACCTCGCTGGATGGCGGTATTCAGAATCATCTGCAGTCCAGCGTACTGGGTGCGTCGTCCGATGAATGGCTGGAAACTTTTCATGCGCAAAAAGAACTGGGCAATGGTCGCTATACCTTACCGCTGTTTGCTGCCGCCTGGGGTGCCGGACTGTTGTTTGAAAAGGTGCCGCTGATCAATGCGACTGGCGAATGGGGAGAACGCTCGATTCGCGCAATTATTGTCGGTACTCCCCCCATGCTGGCGATGCAATCTATCACCGGTGCTTCACGCCCGGGAGAGACGTCAGCGAATGCGAAGTGGAAGCCTTTTCAGGACAACAATGGTGTCAGCGGCCACAGTTTCATGGGAGCCATTCCCTTCCTGGCAGCAGCCAAGGTCACTGATCGACCATTGCTCAAAGTGCTGTATTATGCCGGTTCCACGCTGGCCCCATTATCTCGCCTGAATGACAATCGCCATTATCCCTCGCAGGCGTTCCTGGGCTGGTACATGGCCTGGGTGGCTACGAATGCAGTCGACGCCACACAGCAGGCGGATCGCAACTGGCGGATGTTTCCCATCTCCTGGGGAGGCAATACAGGCATCGGGATTGAATACAACTGGTGA
- a CDS encoding DUF6717 family protein: protein MTDESIPAETSTPKTHWDRLSFLVLGLILVALGIAWQLRLLPFGNSLPRQNAIMVIAPYKHQGTWVFDDSSAGLVQEPFVAGVPEMIDVIVKDIPDADQGFRLIFSSNPFPDYQKKLVWLRGDRGGNYYRFADSDMEGWICPAMFQYYEKAPPELYVKAEPMN from the coding sequence ATGACCGATGAATCGATTCCCGCCGAGACCAGCACGCCAAAGACTCACTGGGACCGCCTGAGTTTTTTGGTACTTGGATTGATCCTGGTCGCCCTCGGCATTGCCTGGCAACTCCGGCTGTTACCGTTCGGGAATTCACTGCCACGACAGAATGCGATCATGGTCATTGCGCCTTACAAGCACCAGGGAACCTGGGTCTTCGACGACAGTTCTGCCGGCCTCGTTCAGGAACCCTTTGTGGCGGGAGTACCTGAAATGATCGATGTGATCGTAAAAGATATCCCCGATGCCGATCAGGGATTTCGTCTGATCTTCTCTTCAAACCCCTTCCCCGACTACCAGAAAAAGCTGGTCTGGTTGCGGGGGGACCGGGGCGGCAACTATTACCGTTTTGCCGATTCTGATATGGAAGGCTGGATCTGTCCTGCCATGTTCCAATATTACGAGAAAGCGCCCCCGGAACTTTATGTTAAGGCGGAGCCGATGAACTAA